From a single Rhodospirillales bacterium genomic region:
- a CDS encoding NADP-dependent malic enzyme, with translation MTAAISPVRWRYRGTLKPAKLDTGCRRGKGVRAVEKVTREAVLRYHTEGRKGKIEVVPSKPSLTQYDLSLAYSPGVAIPVREIADDPELAYEYTTKGNLVGVISNGTAILGLGNLGPLASKPVMEGKGLLFKRFADIDVFDIEINAFEPDDVVRIVQALAPTFGGINLEDIKAPECFAIEETLRERLDIPVFHDDQHGTAIIVVAGLFNALDLTGRKIHNLKVVFSGAGAAGIGCASLLVEAGVPREHITLCDKDGVVYKGRTENMNAYLERFAQETDARTLAEAIVGADLFVGVSVGGILTQDMVRSMSERPIIFAMANPDPEITYEEAKAAAPNAIVATGRSDYPNQVNNVLCFPFIFRGALDVRARQITDGMKLAAARALADLAHEDVPDSVLKAYGQESLLFGPDYIIPKPVDPRVLLYVTPAVAQAAISEGVARKRIGMTSYREELESRLGKDWALMRTIFNKARTAPKKIVFAEGEEAKIIRAAAEIHAQDLGEPILLGSESVIQKTIAELGLEYQPKVIDPRRSQRSETYAKALFQRRQRKGVTLPEAREMSRRPNYFGLLMVQSGDADAFISGLTTNYVEALQPAFQVIGTRTEVRRAAALFIMIIRDRVFFFADCAVTITPSAEDLADIAEMAAEVATNFDIQNVRIAMLSFSNFGSVDHPSPKTVAGAVEILKKRQPLLQVDGEMAADVAVMPELIERLYGFSRVREANVLIFPDLNAANTSYKLMQRLGGAEAIGPVLMGMNRAVHILLPSHDVRDIVNMAAIAAVDAQMRFLA, from the coding sequence ATGACCGCCGCTATCAGTCCCGTGCGTTGGCGCTATCGCGGCACGCTCAAGCCCGCTAAACTCGACACCGGGTGCAGAAGGGGAAAAGGGGTACGGGCCGTGGAGAAAGTCACGCGTGAAGCAGTGTTGCGCTATCACACCGAAGGCCGCAAGGGCAAGATCGAGGTCGTCCCGTCCAAGCCGAGCCTGACCCAGTACGACCTGAGCCTGGCATACTCGCCGGGCGTCGCGATCCCGGTGCGGGAAATCGCCGATGACCCCGAGCTCGCGTACGAATATACGACCAAGGGCAACCTGGTGGGCGTGATCAGCAACGGCACCGCGATCCTCGGGCTCGGCAACCTGGGGCCGCTCGCCAGCAAGCCGGTGATGGAGGGCAAGGGGCTCCTGTTCAAGCGGTTCGCCGATATCGACGTGTTCGATATCGAGATCAACGCGTTCGAACCCGACGATGTCGTCCGCATCGTGCAGGCGCTGGCGCCGACCTTCGGCGGCATCAACCTGGAAGACATCAAGGCCCCGGAGTGCTTCGCCATCGAGGAGACGCTGCGCGAGCGCCTCGACATCCCGGTGTTCCACGACGATCAGCACGGCACCGCGATCATCGTCGTCGCCGGCTTGTTCAACGCGCTCGACCTGACTGGCCGCAAGATCCACAACCTGAAAGTGGTGTTCTCGGGGGCCGGAGCCGCCGGCATCGGTTGCGCCAGCTTGCTGGTGGAGGCCGGCGTGCCGCGCGAGCACATTACCCTCTGCGACAAGGACGGCGTCGTATACAAGGGGCGGACCGAGAATATGAACGCCTACCTGGAGCGGTTCGCCCAGGAAACGGACGCGCGCACTCTCGCCGAAGCGATCGTCGGCGCCGACCTGTTCGTCGGCGTTTCAGTCGGCGGCATTCTGACGCAGGACATGGTGCGCAGCATGTCCGAACGGCCGATCATCTTCGCCATGGCCAATCCGGACCCTGAAATTACCTACGAGGAGGCCAAGGCCGCCGCGCCCAACGCGATCGTCGCGACCGGCCGCAGCGATTATCCTAACCAGGTCAACAACGTGCTTTGCTTCCCGTTCATCTTCCGCGGCGCCCTGGACGTGCGGGCACGGCAGATCACCGACGGCATGAAGCTGGCGGCGGCGCGAGCCCTCGCCGACCTTGCCCACGAGGACGTTCCCGATTCCGTGCTCAAGGCCTATGGCCAGGAGAGCCTGCTGTTCGGCCCCGACTACATCATCCCCAAACCGGTGGACCCGCGGGTCCTATTGTATGTGACGCCGGCGGTGGCCCAAGCCGCCATATCCGAGGGCGTCGCCCGCAAGCGCATCGGCATGACCAGCTATCGGGAGGAGCTGGAAAGCCGGCTCGGCAAGGACTGGGCGCTTATGCGCACCATCTTCAACAAGGCACGCACGGCGCCCAAGAAAATCGTCTTCGCCGAGGGGGAGGAAGCCAAGATCATCCGCGCCGCCGCCGAGATCCACGCTCAGGATCTGGGCGAGCCGATCCTGCTCGGCTCCGAGAGCGTCATCCAGAAGACCATCGCCGAGCTCGGTCTCGAATACCAGCCCAAGGTGATCGACCCGCGCCGCTCCCAGCGCTCCGAAACCTACGCCAAGGCCCTGTTCCAGCGCCGCCAGCGGAAGGGCGTCACGCTTCCGGAGGCGCGCGAGATGTCCCGGCGGCCGAACTACTTCGGGCTCCTGATGGTGCAGAGCGGCGATGCCGACGCCTTCATTTCGGGGCTCACCACCAACTACGTCGAGGCTCTGCAGCCGGCCTTCCAGGTGATCGGCACCCGCACCGAGGTACGGCGGGCGGCAGCGCTGTTCATCATGATCATTCGCGACCGGGTGTTCTTCTTCGCCGACTGCGCCGTCACCATCACCCCTTCCGCCGAAGACCTCGCCGACATCGCCGAGATGGCGGCTGAGGTGGCGACCAACTTCGACATCCAGAACGTGCGCATCGCCATGCTGTCGTTCTCCAACTTCGGCAGCGTCGACCACCCAAGCCCGAAGACCGTCGCCGGCGCCGTCGAGATCCTCAAGAAGCGCCAGCCGCTGTTGCAGGTGGACGGCGAAATGGCGGCCGACGTGGCGGTGATGCCGGAATTGATCGAGCGCCTCTACGGGTTCTCGCGGGTGCGCGAGGCCAACGTGCTGATCTTCCCGGACCTCAACGCCGCCAACACGTCCTACAAGCTGATGCAGCGGCTCGGCGGGGCGGAGGCGATCGGGCCGGTGCTGATGGGCATGAACCGGGCGGTGCACATCCTCCTGCCCTCCCACGACGTCCGCGACATCGTCAACATGGCGGCGATCGCCGCCGTCGACGCCCAGATGCGCTTCCTGGCGTGA
- a CDS encoding arylesterase codes for MTWMTTARARRGGWFRYGGLPGKVKPAARLGTVLALALLLATTAAAAAPLRLLVLGDSLAAGYGLPQTDGFVAQLQRALAAEGLDVEVVNGGVSGDTTAGGLARLSWLLGARAEDQPDAAIVELGANDALRGLDPEAAFANLDAILSQLKERGIPVLLAGMRAPPNMGRDYEGEFNAIYPRLAASHDVPLYTFFLEGVAAEHALNQADRIHPNADGVAVIVERILPAVKDLLITAERK; via the coding sequence ATGACATGGATGACAACAGCTCGGGCGCGGCGTGGGGGTTGGTTTCGATATGGAGGCCTGCCGGGGAAAGTCAAACCGGCCGCACGTCTCGGAACCGTTTTGGCGCTGGCGCTGCTGCTCGCGACGACCGCCGCCGCAGCGGCGCCGCTCCGCCTGTTGGTTCTGGGCGACAGCCTCGCGGCGGGCTACGGGTTGCCGCAGACCGACGGCTTCGTAGCGCAACTCCAGCGGGCCCTCGCTGCCGAGGGTCTCGATGTGGAGGTCGTCAACGGCGGTGTCTCCGGCGACACGACCGCCGGCGGCCTCGCCCGCCTGTCATGGCTGTTGGGCGCGCGCGCCGAGGACCAGCCGGATGCCGCCATCGTCGAACTCGGGGCCAACGACGCGTTGCGCGGCCTCGACCCCGAGGCTGCGTTCGCCAACCTCGACGCCATCCTCAGCCAACTGAAAGAGCGCGGCATTCCGGTGCTGCTCGCCGGCATGCGGGCGCCGCCGAATATGGGCCGCGACTATGAGGGCGAGTTCAACGCAATCTACCCGCGGCTCGCCGCCAGCCACGACGTGCCCCTCTACACGTTCTTCCTGGAAGGCGTCGCCGCAGAGCACGCCCTCAACCAGGCCGACCGCATCCACCCCAACGCCGACGGCGTCGCGGTGATCGTAGAGCGCATCCTGCCCGCGGTGAAGGATCTGCTGATCACCGCCGAGCGCAAGTAA